A DNA window from Rubrobacter calidifluminis contains the following coding sequences:
- a CDS encoding COG4280 domain-containing protein — protein MNLYALGAAFIGTGVEMVEALTIVLAVGAVRGWRGALLGALSAALVLAALVAGVGAPLASAMGLFWVQIPVGIFLLLFGARWLRKAILRYGGLKTLHDEAESYEEERGRLEGAGEGGNLAGVDRLAFATAFGGTFLEGLEAVFIVIAFGLGSGAMSSSVLGAALAVGAVVLAGVLLRRPLTRVPENTLKFVVGVMLTSFGTFWVGEGLGVAWPQGDLSIVYLAASLLVFSWVEVRRMRRLPVLRGKRVR, from the coding sequence GTGAACCTCTACGCTTTGGGGGCGGCTTTCATCGGCACCGGTGTCGAGATGGTCGAGGCGCTCACGATCGTGCTCGCCGTCGGCGCGGTGCGCGGCTGGCGGGGCGCGCTGCTCGGCGCGCTCTCCGCGGCGCTGGTGCTCGCGGCGCTCGTGGCGGGTGTGGGCGCGCCGCTCGCCTCCGCGATGGGCCTCTTCTGGGTCCAGATCCCCGTCGGGATCTTCCTGCTCCTCTTCGGCGCGCGCTGGCTCAGGAAGGCGATCCTGCGCTACGGCGGACTAAAGACCCTCCACGACGAGGCGGAGAGCTACGAGGAGGAACGCGGCCGTCTCGAGGGGGCGGGCGAGGGAGGGAACCTGGCGGGCGTGGACCGTCTGGCCTTCGCTACCGCCTTCGGCGGCACCTTCCTGGAGGGACTCGAGGCCGTATTCATCGTCATCGCCTTCGGTCTCGGCTCGGGGGCGATGTCCTCGAGCGTCCTCGGCGCGGCGCTCGCGGTGGGGGCGGTGGTGCTGGCCGGGGTGCTTCTGCGCCGGCCGCTCACCAGGGTCCCGGAGAACACGCTCAAGTTCGTCGTCGGGGTGATGCTCACCAGCTTCGGGACGTTCTGGGTGGGCGAGGGGCTCGGGGTGGCGTGGCCGCAGGGCGACCTGTCGATCGTCTACCTGGCGGCGAGCCTCCTGGTGTTCTCGTGGGTCGAGGTCCGGCGCATGAGGCGTCTTCCGGTCCTGCGCGGGAAGAGGGTGCGGTGA
- a CDS encoding TetR/AcrR family transcriptional regulator, giving the protein MVGRSRTRSAGVRRRRPYKGDLREEALLGTLERLLAEKPLERIEVGELARGAGISRPTFYFYFESKEAALARLAALVREEMYEAADAEPEEGLDPLEDIRMRIEATARLWREWGHVLRAAAQTWATEPNSRALYEEGIGRFVEGLRRKILRMRRRGLAPEGPPEAEELARALVWMNERCFYASTLGSRVAPSEEELVDTLSTIWYRAIYRGDPDSPSGPSCEA; this is encoded by the coding sequence ATGGTGGGACGATCACGCACCAGGAGCGCGGGCGTACGCCGCAGGAGACCGTACAAGGGAGACCTGCGGGAGGAGGCGCTGCTCGGCACGCTGGAGAGGCTTCTGGCGGAAAAGCCGCTCGAGAGGATCGAGGTAGGGGAGCTGGCGCGGGGCGCGGGCATCTCCCGCCCGACGTTCTACTTCTACTTCGAGTCGAAGGAGGCGGCGCTGGCGCGGCTCGCGGCGCTGGTGAGGGAGGAGATGTACGAGGCGGCGGATGCGGAGCCCGAGGAAGGGCTCGATCCGCTGGAGGACATCAGGATGCGGATAGAGGCCACGGCCCGGCTGTGGCGCGAGTGGGGGCACGTGCTCCGGGCGGCGGCGCAGACGTGGGCCACCGAGCCGAACTCCCGGGCGCTCTACGAGGAGGGCATCGGGCGCTTCGTCGAGGGGCTGCGGCGCAAGATCCTCCGGATGAGGCGCCGGGGTCTCGCTCCGGAAGGTCCCCCGGAGGCAGAAGAGCTGGCGCGGGCCCTGGTGTGGATGAACGAGCGGTGCTTCTACGCGAGCACGCTCGGTTCCCGGGTGGCCCCATCGGAAGAAGAGCTCGTGGACACGCTCTCTACGATCTGGTACCGCGCCATCTACCGTGGGGATCCGGACAGTCCCAGCGGTCCTTCTTGCGAAGCCTGA